A section of the Fusarium falciforme chromosome 8, complete sequence genome encodes:
- a CDS encoding 2EXR domain-containing protein, which translates to MPFNTTFPPSQPADAFHYFCRLPTELRLKIWNYNIPQTRLVPVRCGSSWPGCSDSLSWTGCTSPAPIPANLHACAESRAEALKHYQLEFGFARGPGQVFFNPQYDILYFGPRDGYMAADSQFQTCMSMCDPAELAAVRRLAINDALFWIDTTYRSMTAASLTVELLRRIQARMPGLEEIIFVPRAEESPDSASYVEPTMVYVRMARQIQTALATLCEQTPGWKPPCWRILPLSAFPQPYQTIGAA; encoded by the exons ATGCCTTTCAATACAACGTTTCCTCCATCTCAACCGGCCGATGCCTTT CATTATTTCTGCAGGCTTCCCACAGAACTCCGACTCAAGATTTGGAACTACAACATCCCCCAGACACGTCTCGTCCCTGTAAGATGCGGTTCCTCATGGCCCGGCTGCTCGGATTCGCTCTCATGGACAGGGTGCACATCGCCCGCGCCCATCCCCGCCAACCTCCACGCTTGCGCCGAGTCTCGCGCCGAGGCCTTGAAGCACTACCAGCTTGAGTTTGGCTTTGCTCGCGGTCCCGGTCAGGTCTTTTTCAACCCCCAATACGATATCCTCTACTTTGGTCCCCGCGATGGCTACATGGCCGCCGACTCTCAATTCCAGACTTGCATGTCAATGTGCGACCCGGCTGAGCTCGCCGCCGTCCGTCGCCTCGCCATCAACGACGCCCTCTTCTGGATTGACACTACCTACCGCTCCATGACTGCTGCCAGCCTCACGGTCGAGTTGCTCCGTCGCATCCAGGCCCGTATGCCCGGTCTCGAGGAGATAATATTTGTGCCCCGCGCCGAGGAGTCTCCCGATTCTGCCTCATATGTCGAGCCTACCATGGTTTACGTTCGCATGGCCCGCCAGATCCAGACTGCGCTCGCGACCCTCTGTGAACAAACTCCTGGTTGGAAGCCGCCTTGCTGGAGGATTCTGCCGCTGAGCGCGTTCCCGCAACCTTACCAGACCATTGGCGCCGCCTGA
- a CDS encoding Nicotinamide-nucleotide adenylyltransferase, which yields MAYGHTPSGYKFPSDRLTKCPKDQVPLILLACGSFSPITKAHLDMFDGFGVVGGILSPVSDGYKKQGLAPAHHRVEMCKLAAEDEYNWLTVDPWEAESPSTIPTAQVLDHVDHEINEVMGGIYCDDGTKRRAKIVLLAGLDLVQTMSTPGVWEKRDLDRILGRYGLFALERRGTETEPALASLKQWRNNIYILRKHVTEDISSTKTRLLLKQDEVKRLDQQPNGDRSSPSLDDMIPNNKVRDYIYRHNLYGGSNLDGLQDR from the exons ATGGCATACGGCCATACGCCTTCTGGTTACAAGTTTCCTTCTGACC GGCTCACAAAATGTCCAAAGGATCAGGTACCGCTGATACTGCTGGCATGCGGCTCAT TTTCCCCAATCACCAAAG CACATCTGGATATGTTTGATG GATTCGGAGTCGTAGGAGGGATTCTCAGTCCTG TATCTGACGGTTACAAG AAACAGGGGTTGGCTCCCGCTCATCATCGTGTTGAGATGTGCAAGCTCGCGGCAGAGGATGAGTACAATTGGCTAACAGTTGATCCCTGGGAGGCCGAGAGTCCAAGTACTATTCCAACTGCCCAAGTGCTAGATCATGTTGACCACGAGATCAACGAGGTTATGGGAGGCATCTACTGTGACGATGGAACTAAGAGACGTGCCAAAATCGTCCTCTTGGCTGGTCTCGATCTAGTTCAGACCATGTCCACGCCTGGCGTTTGGGAGAAGCGCGATCTTGACCGTATTCTCGGCAGATACGGCCTTTTCGCCTTGGAGCGCCGGGGAACTGAGACCGAACCGGCTTTGGCAAGCCTCAAGCAGTGGAGAAATAACATATACATCCTTCGCAAG CATGTCACCGAAGATATTAGCAGCACCAAGACCCGCTTGCTATTGAAGCAAGACGAGGTGAAGAGGCTTGATCAACAGCCGAATGGGGATCGAAGTAGCCCGAGTCTGGATGACAT GATCCCCAACAATAAAGTCAGGGACTACATCTACAGACATAACCTATATGGCGGCTCCAACCTCGACGGCCTGCAAGATAGATAG
- a CDS encoding GTP-binding protein, whose amino-acid sequence MSLSPPIQNLALSDKADDTGSSPAQLNLQRLYEQSRRGAPASSKDAQKPSTPGPNAGAAAKGKPRLLLMGQRRSGKSSISSVVFHKLPPNETLFLESTARIQKDSMASFMDFQVWDFPGQIDVFENPGFDIEAIFSEIGALIWVIDAQDDYLEAVMRLNTTILFLQRTYPNINIEVFIHKVDGLSDDYKLDIQRDITIRIQDELSDHGFENAPVTFHLTSIYNHSIFEAFSKVIQKLIPRLGTLESMLTNLCRTCRFEKAYLFDVLSKIYIATDSATADMASYEICSDYIDVIIDITEVYGTWQRSEDGRRRLEGEPWSAPIESQVGCPTAESCLVLHDGNKPIMLREVDRYLALVAIMKEDSYDSMPLVNMNVEAVVEGLTEFFDITKPRQ is encoded by the exons ATGTCTCTCAGCCCTCCTATTCAAAACCTCGCCCTCTCAGATAAAGCAGACGATACAGGAAGCAGTCCAGCCCAGCTAAATCTTCAACGTCTCTATGAACAGTCTCGCAGAGGAGCCCCGGCATCCTCCAAGGATGCACAGAAGCCCTCAACCCCCGGCCCCAATGCCGGCGCTGCCGCCAAGGGCAAGCCCCGGTTACTTCTCATGGGCCAGCGAAG GAGTGGAAAGTCGTCCATCTCGAGCGTAGTCTTTCACAAGCTGCCACCAAATGAGACCCTATTCCTCGAATCGACGGCTCGTATCCAGAAGGATTCCATGGC ATCGTTCATGGACTTTCAGGTCTGGGATTTCCCCGGCCAGATCGACGTCTTTGAGAACCCCGGGTTCGATATCGAGGCCATCTTTAGTGAGATTGGCGCCCTTATCTGGGTCATCGACGCTCAGGACGACTACCTCGAGGCCGTGATgcgcctcaacaccaccatcctcttcctccaacgCACGTaccccaacatcaacatcgagGTCTTTATCCACAAGGTTGATGGCCTCTCGGACGACTACAAGCTCGACATCCAGCGCGACATCACCATCCGCATCCAGGACGAGCTCTCGGACCACGGCTTCGAGAACGCCCCCGTCACCTTCCACCTCACCTCCATCTACAACCACTCCATCTTTGAGGCCTTCAGCAAGGTCATCCAGAAGCTCATCCCCCGTCTGGGAACCCTCGAGTCCATGCTCACTAACCTCTGCCGCACGTGCCGCTTCGAAAAGGCATACCTGTTCGATGTGCTTTCCAAGATCTACATTGCTACCGACAGCGCCACCGCCGATATGGCTAGCTACGAGATCTGCAGTGACTACATTGAcgtcatcatcgacatcACAGAGGTCTACGGTACTTGGCAGCGCAGCGAAGACGGCCGTCGCCGCCTTGAGGGTGAGCCCTGGAGCGCCCCGATCGAGAGCCAGGTCGGCTGCCCTACCGCTGAGAGCTGCCTCGTTCTGCACGACGGCAACAAGCCAATCATGCTGCGCGAGGTTGACCGCTACCTGGCActcgtcgccatcatgaAGGAGGACTCGTACGACAGCATGCCTCTGGTTAACATGAACGTCGAGGCTGTCGTCGAGGGCCTGACAGAGTTCTTTGACATCACCAAGCCGCGGCAGTGA
- a CDS encoding Coatomer subunit delta has protein sequence MVVLAASICTRGGKAVLSRQFREMPRSRIEALLASFPKLADSGTQHTTVEQDNVRFVYQPLDELYMVLITNRQSNILQDIDSLHLFAQVVTSTCKSLDEREIVKNAYELLSAFDELVTLGYRENLTISQIKTFLDMESHEERIQEIIARNKELEATEERKRKAKQLEMQRKDAARSGRSGGMGGGGGMPRTPVYPSYTSTSQSSAANTYDSYEAEKNKSFSKPLAPKAKGMQLGKKSKTTDMFERVRGDMGGEIDDSPLVTPAPAHHVETPESRISSTLDRDAIHVTISEAITAKLSREGAVNSLSISGDLTLRISDPSLTKIKLGLHAVPSHGAQFRTHPNVDRNLFNGSKVIQMSNTARGFPVNNAVGVLRWRASPKVDDASACPITFTVWINKEAHKYNMTVEYELTGSDALTDVSVIIPYSGSEPNVSSFDATYDVSGDAVEWTIGNVDEENPSGSFEFEAESSDENDFFPMTVRFNKSSPFIDVDVTTASLLEEDEEVTFSKEVKCHADNFLIE, from the exons ATG GTCGTCCTCGCGGCTTCGATTTGCACCCGCGGAGGGAAAGCTGTCCTCTCTCGACAGTTCCGAGAGATGCCACGATCGCGCATAGAAGCCCTCCTCGCCTCGTTCCCCAAGCTCGCCGACAGCGGCACCCAGCACACCACCGTCGAGCAGGACAATGTCCGCTTCGTCTACCAGCCCCTCGACGAGCTTTACATGGTGCTCATCACCAACCGTCAGTCCAACATCCTCCAGGACATCGACTCCCTTCATCTGTTCGCCCAGGTCGTCACCAGCACATGCAAGAGTCTCGATGAGCGGGAAATCGTCAAGAATGCCTACGAGCTCCTCAGCGCCTTTGACGAACTCGTCACCCTGGGATACCGCGAGAATTTGACCATTAGCCAGATCAAGACATTCCTTGATATGGAGAGTCATGAGGAGCGGATCCAGGAGATCATTGCACGG aACAAGGAATTGGAAGCCACCGAGGAGCGGAAACGAAAGGCGAAGCAACTCGAGATGCAGCGCAAGGATGCTGCTCGCAGCGGTCGCAGTGGTGGCATgggcggcggtggtggcaTGCCTCGAACTCCCGTCTACCCCTCGTACACCTCTACTTCGCAATCGAGCGCTGCCAATACCTACGACTCAtacgaggctgagaagaacAAGTCGTTCAGCAA GCCCCTCgcccccaaggccaagggtaTGCAGTTGGGCAAGAAGTCCAAGACGACCGATATGTTCGAGCGAGTACGAGGCGATATGGGCGGCGAAATTGACGATTCGCCCCTTGTTACACCGGCGCCCGCACACCACGTTGAGACCCCCGAGTCTCGCATCTCGTCGACGCTTGATCGTGATGCTATCCACGTCACCATCTCGGAGGCCATCACAGCCAAGTTGTCTCGTGAAGGTGCCGTCAACTCGCTATCCATCAGCGGTGACCTTACCCTTCGAATCTCGGATCCCAGCTTGACAAAGATCAAGCTTGGTCTCCACGCTGTTCCATCACACGGAGCTCAATTCCGCACCCACCCCAACGTCGACCGAAATCTGTTCAATGGCTCCAAGGTCATCCAGATGAGCAACACTGCCAGAGGCTTCCCCGTCAACAACGCTGTCGGTGTCCTGCGATGGAGGGCTTCCCCTAAGGTGGACGACGCCAGTGCCTGCCCCATCACCTTCACCGTCTGGATTAACAAGGAGGCACACAAGTACAACATGACGGTCGAGTACGAGCTGACGGGCAGCGATGCTCTGACTGATGTCAGCGTGATCATCCCCTACTCTGGAAGCGAGCCCAACGTCTCTAGCTTCGATGCCACATATGATGTTTCAGGTGATGCTGTCGAGTGGACAATTGGCAATGTGGATGAGGAGAACCCCAGCGGATCGTTCGAGTTTGAGGCAGAGTCCAGCGATGAGAACGACTTCTTCCCCATGACAGTGCGGTTCAACAAGTCTTCGCCATTCATTGATGTTGAT GTGACTACCGCATCCCTtctggaagaggatgaggaggtgaCGTTCTCCAAGGAGGTCAAGTGTCACGCAGACAACTTTTTGATTGAGTAG